In a single window of the Flavivirga spongiicola genome:
- a CDS encoding RagB/SusD family nutrient uptake outer membrane protein yields MKKFIIKNILIVLVLTTSCSDDFVDVASPDEISDEFFNSEQDYQDALIGAYDALQSTYLNVMLGEIASDNTLAGGESATDVPGIQEIDDMIHTPVNAQLRDIWTWMYGGVSRTNYILEFQDKTDFPNKNNVLAQTKFLRAYYYFELVKWFGDIPLIIDKRVQFGEELGIDKSPKADVYALIENDLTFAISNLPNTQAQKGRVTKAAAQALLGKVYLYQDKFSESATVLENLIDSAPSIPLDLLPTETANTMFENDNENNIESVFEVQYTDEEGGSFDCLQCSEGNVAVGFNGIRNYDGTLFESGFSFNVPTQEAVDAFEADDIRLEYSILDINAWAAETGASFKEGFEHTGYYNRKYIARQGDLNTGDANLTNPNNYRAIRFADVLLLAAEALNRGGISDDRARTYLNRVRNRATLSDVTTSGTNLTNDIYKERRVELVGEGHRFFDLVRTGRAANEIDGFVSGKHEVFPIPSIEIQLAGNRWEQNPNY; encoded by the coding sequence ATGAAAAAATTTATAATAAAAAATATCTTAATCGTTCTCGTTTTGACAACTTCATGTAGCGACGATTTTGTAGATGTGGCATCTCCAGACGAAATATCTGATGAATTCTTTAATTCAGAACAAGATTACCAAGATGCATTAATTGGAGCTTACGATGCATTACAATCCACCTATTTAAACGTCATGCTTGGTGAAATAGCTTCAGATAATACGCTGGCAGGAGGAGAAAGCGCAACAGATGTTCCTGGGATTCAGGAAATAGATGATATGATACATACACCTGTAAATGCTCAATTAAGAGATATTTGGACTTGGATGTATGGAGGCGTTAGCAGAACTAACTACATACTGGAGTTTCAAGACAAAACAGATTTTCCTAATAAAAATAACGTACTAGCTCAAACAAAGTTTTTAAGAGCTTATTATTATTTTGAATTAGTAAAGTGGTTTGGCGACATCCCCTTAATTATAGATAAAAGAGTACAATTTGGTGAAGAATTAGGAATTGACAAATCACCTAAAGCAGATGTTTACGCTTTAATAGAGAACGATTTAACATTTGCAATATCAAATTTACCCAATACTCAAGCCCAAAAAGGTAGAGTGACTAAGGCTGCGGCACAAGCATTATTAGGTAAGGTTTATTTGTATCAAGACAAATTTTCAGAATCCGCAACTGTTTTAGAGAACCTTATTGATAGTGCACCATCTATCCCTTTGGATTTACTTCCTACAGAAACAGCTAATACGATGTTTGAAAACGATAATGAAAATAACATAGAGTCTGTTTTCGAAGTACAATATACGGATGAAGAAGGAGGAAGTTTTGATTGTTTACAATGCAGCGAAGGTAATGTAGCTGTTGGATTTAATGGTATAAGAAATTATGATGGTACGTTATTTGAATCTGGATTTAGTTTCAATGTACCAACACAAGAAGCAGTAGACGCATTTGAAGCGGATGATATTCGTTTAGAATATTCCATATTAGATATCAATGCCTGGGCAGCAGAAACAGGAGCTAGTTTTAAAGAAGGCTTTGAGCATACAGGATATTATAACAGAAAATATATAGCGCGTCAAGGTGATTTAAATACGGGGGACGCGAATTTAACCAATCCAAACAATTATAGAGCTATTCGTTTTGCCGATGTGCTATTATTGGCTGCAGAGGCCTTAAATAGAGGTGGCATAAGTGATGATCGAGCAAGAACTTACCTTAATAGAGTAAGAAATAGAGCGACATTATCAGATGTTACCACATCTGGTACAAACTTAACGAACGATATATATAAAGAACGCCGCGTAGAGTTAGTTGGTGAAGGTCACCGTTTCTTCGATTTAGTAAGAACAGGTAGAGCTGCAAACGAAATAGATGGGTTTGTTTCGGGAAAACATGAAGTGTTTCCAATACCGTCCATTGAAATTCAATTGGCTGGAAACAGATGGGAACAGAACCCTAATTACTAA
- a CDS encoding glycosyl hydrolase family 17 protein, whose amino-acid sequence MKTNLKISLLLTIFMAIMGCTNKSKKVTEKVIKKKHITAADILGNPEYLAISYGGYRQKTRDVQPTIEQLKEDMKILAAMGIKILRTYNVQLQQAPNILKAIRALKSEDSNFEMYMMLGAWIDCQNAWTDKAPDHEVESEANAAEIDRAVALAKAYPDIVKIIAVGNEAMVNWATSYFVRPNVILKWVTHLQELKTSGELPETLWITSSDDFSSWGGGDSSYHTEDLEKLIHAVDYVSMHTYPMHNSHYNPAFWFVPENENNLSEQEKIESAMQRALNFSKTQYDSVSNYMKSLGIKKPIHIGETGWSTVSNGHYGSKGSRATDEYKSGRYHELMRDWTNKANISCFYFEAFDEKWKDAANKLGSENHFGLINLKGQAKYALWDLVDQGVFDGLTRDGNPITKTYNGDKAALMQDVLVPPTSVEFSMAH is encoded by the coding sequence ATGAAAACTAACTTAAAAATATCCCTATTACTAACCATTTTCATGGCAATAATGGGATGTACAAATAAGTCTAAAAAAGTAACAGAAAAAGTGATTAAAAAGAAACATATAACTGCAGCAGACATTTTAGGTAATCCAGAATACCTCGCTATTTCCTATGGGGGTTACAGACAAAAAACACGTGATGTGCAACCTACTATAGAACAGCTAAAAGAAGATATGAAAATTTTGGCCGCTATGGGTATTAAAATATTACGAACCTACAATGTACAACTGCAGCAAGCTCCCAATATATTAAAAGCCATAAGAGCATTAAAAAGCGAAGACTCTAATTTTGAAATGTATATGATGTTAGGCGCTTGGATAGATTGTCAAAACGCATGGACAGATAAAGCACCAGATCATGAAGTAGAGAGTGAGGCCAACGCAGCGGAAATTGATAGAGCCGTCGCTTTAGCAAAAGCATACCCAGATATAGTTAAAATTATAGCTGTTGGAAATGAAGCCATGGTAAATTGGGCAACAAGTTATTTTGTGCGTCCAAATGTGATATTAAAGTGGGTGACTCACTTACAAGAATTAAAAACATCTGGCGAGCTTCCAGAAACATTATGGATAACCAGTTCAGATGATTTTTCTTCTTGGGGTGGTGGCGATTCTAGTTACCATACAGAAGATTTAGAAAAACTAATCCATGCAGTCGATTATGTTTCTATGCACACCTATCCTATGCATAACTCTCACTATAACCCTGCCTTTTGGTTTGTTCCAGAAAACGAAAACAACCTTTCTGAACAAGAAAAAATCGAGTCTGCGATGCAGCGTGCTCTAAATTTTTCAAAAACACAATACGATAGTGTTTCAAACTATATGAAAAGTTTAGGTATAAAAAAACCCATACACATAGGAGAAACAGGTTGGTCTACCGTGTCTAATGGTCACTATGGCTCAAAAGGGTCGAGAGCAACAGACGAATATAAATCTGGCCGTTACCATGAATTGATGAGAGATTGGACTAACAAAGCGAATATTTCTTGCTTTTATTTCGAGGCTTTTGACGAGAAATGGAAAGATGCTGCTAACAAATTAGGATCGGAAAATCATTTTGGTTTAATCAATTTAAAAGGACAAGCAAAATATGCGCTTTGGGATTTGGTTGATCAGGGTGTATTCGATGGATTAACAAGAGATGGAAATCCAATAACGAAAACCTACAATGGAGACAAAGCAGCTTTAATGCAAGATGTTTTAGTGCCTCCAACTTCTGTAGAGTTTAGTATGGCACATTAA
- a CDS encoding glycoside hydrolase family 2 TIM barrel-domain containing protein: protein MKNTFLRLALFLFTITIWSQASKVSVVSNEEGMKLVVNGEDFMINGMNWDYIPIGTNTVNANFWKKSDDIIKAGLDTEMSLLKNMNVNVIRQYTGVPARWIKYIYENYGIYTMLNHSFGRYGLTLNGVWTPVTIYNDPKTAEHLMSEVENLVKEYKNTPGLLLYLLGNENNYGLFWAGAETEDFPDEEEKKQAVGENRGRPMYKLMNEAAKRMKAMDSSHPVAICNGDVLFIDIVAEECKDVDIYGVNSYRGASFTDMFKVVKEKLNKPILFTEFGADAFNAIENKEDQKAQAYYMVENWREIYQNAAGLGKANNSLGGFTFQFSDGWWKYGFDKRENADQHDNNASWANGGYSIDLAPGENNMNEEWFGICAKGPTSSRGLYDLYPRAAYYALKEAHQLNPYGEGVDATFVENHFNGIELMDAVLRARGDKAALDAQDGGKIKLSRLRAEFTTFNTGGSLITTPRNEDPNANSFPNQLGFDHMESYYVGIEGKPTSNMRAEVNFNILGNVAENPINEIFYENVGRPVTIQGVEGGNDLDVEINDFNRVRVYNAEFEWDTKHADVRGFYRTGHYHWGYEGDFFGLYPEANYGPNLDLYNGEILGVEIDGKRGFKGLKAAFGPQLWWGANPTALLKYRTRFKHWDITGIYHRDLDTSLEFDQNGRRILDANQVRSGVISPWPTERATVVLEREFGKFGLSLGGIWGGRPLNGSTFQDVRGASGNYVVYQDKINSDDNWGGKAKFTYEGGAFNFYAQAAYMGLVANGGADATRTFTGWKLKDTGSGNQTNILSGFTILAGNWQIAPNFLWQKPLIDPMPNDVTAPGRLRNFIDDPFAVRGNRETTAGELLLTFDPTPGSWFYEWDNDRSEDAKIAFNLGFVYKHHPTAQDAHIGFLANRTFFAFPQAAPAQDLWEISSRVVSKISPDLGIIGNFYGGNAQANGDSDRTIERFGGDIKMIYKKWKLEYAFKINDWGPFDYHRDFNLTFPVQNMVDISTSLGKPDWFILPDTKIGIRGIWRSLNENSPRYSPNAVPPNTFPAIPTVSPVGFDNGSEWEIRTYIHINIGK from the coding sequence ATGAAAAACACTTTTCTAAGATTAGCACTTTTTTTATTTACAATTACTATATGGTCTCAAGCCAGTAAAGTATCTGTTGTAAGTAATGAAGAGGGCATGAAATTAGTTGTCAATGGAGAAGACTTCATGATTAATGGTATGAACTGGGATTATATTCCTATTGGAACCAATACCGTGAATGCTAATTTCTGGAAAAAGTCCGATGATATAATCAAAGCAGGACTTGATACAGAAATGTCACTTTTAAAGAACATGAATGTTAATGTGATTCGTCAATATACAGGTGTTCCTGCAAGATGGATAAAATATATCTACGAAAACTATGGTATCTATACGATGCTGAACCATTCGTTTGGACGTTACGGACTAACTCTAAACGGTGTTTGGACTCCAGTTACCATTTATAATGACCCTAAAACAGCAGAACATCTTATGTCTGAAGTTGAGAATCTAGTTAAGGAATATAAAAATACACCGGGTCTTCTACTTTATTTGTTAGGTAACGAAAACAACTATGGTCTCTTTTGGGCAGGAGCGGAAACCGAAGATTTTCCCGATGAAGAAGAAAAAAAGCAAGCCGTTGGAGAAAATCGTGGTCGTCCAATGTATAAACTTATGAACGAAGCTGCTAAAAGGATGAAAGCGATGGATTCATCACATCCCGTTGCAATATGTAACGGAGATGTATTATTTATAGACATCGTAGCAGAAGAATGTAAAGACGTAGACATATACGGCGTAAATTCTTATCGGGGAGCTTCTTTTACAGATATGTTTAAAGTCGTTAAAGAAAAACTTAATAAACCTATCCTATTTACGGAGTTTGGAGCAGATGCCTTCAATGCCATAGAAAATAAAGAAGACCAGAAAGCCCAAGCCTATTATATGGTAGAGAATTGGAGAGAAATTTATCAAAATGCAGCTGGCTTAGGAAAAGCAAATAACTCCTTAGGAGGATTTACTTTTCAGTTTAGTGATGGTTGGTGGAAATACGGTTTTGATAAAAGAGAAAATGCCGATCAACATGACAATAATGCCTCATGGGCAAACGGAGGGTACTCCATTGATTTAGCTCCGGGAGAGAATAACATGAACGAAGAATGGTTTGGTATCTGTGCCAAAGGACCAACAAGCTCTAGAGGGCTTTACGATTTATATCCCCGTGCAGCATACTATGCGTTAAAAGAAGCACACCAATTAAACCCTTATGGCGAAGGTGTAGATGCAACGTTTGTTGAAAACCATTTTAATGGCATAGAGCTTATGGATGCCGTTTTAAGAGCTCGCGGCGATAAGGCGGCTCTGGATGCTCAAGATGGAGGAAAAATTAAGTTGAGTAGACTTAGAGCAGAATTCACAACTTTCAATACAGGAGGTTCTTTGATAACAACGCCCAGAAACGAAGATCCAAATGCTAATTCTTTCCCGAACCAATTAGGTTTCGATCATATGGAATCCTACTATGTTGGAATTGAAGGAAAACCAACATCGAACATGCGAGCCGAAGTTAACTTCAATATTCTTGGTAATGTAGCAGAGAATCCTATCAATGAAATATTTTATGAAAATGTTGGAAGACCAGTGACAATTCAAGGTGTCGAAGGTGGAAATGATTTGGATGTTGAAATCAATGATTTTAACCGGGTTCGAGTTTACAACGCAGAATTTGAGTGGGATACAAAACATGCTGATGTTAGAGGATTTTATAGAACAGGGCATTACCATTGGGGTTATGAAGGAGACTTTTTTGGTTTATACCCTGAAGCGAATTATGGTCCTAACCTAGACCTTTACAATGGTGAGATTTTAGGCGTAGAGATAGATGGAAAGAGAGGTTTTAAAGGCTTAAAAGCTGCTTTTGGTCCACAGCTTTGGTGGGGTGCAAATCCAACAGCACTCTTAAAGTATAGAACGCGTTTTAAACATTGGGATATTACAGGTATTTATCATAGAGATTTAGACACTAGTTTAGAATTTGACCAGAATGGTAGACGAATTCTTGACGCCAATCAAGTTCGAAGTGGTGTCATTTCACCTTGGCCTACAGAACGTGCCACGGTTGTATTAGAACGCGAATTTGGAAAATTTGGTCTTTCCCTAGGCGGTATTTGGGGAGGTAGACCGTTAAACGGTAGTACATTTCAAGACGTAAGAGGAGCATCTGGAAACTACGTGGTATATCAAGATAAAATAAACTCCGATGATAATTGGGGAGGTAAAGCTAAGTTCACTTATGAAGGAGGCGCGTTTAATTTCTATGCCCAAGCGGCTTACATGGGTTTAGTGGCAAATGGAGGCGCCGATGCTACTAGAACATTTACCGGATGGAAACTAAAAGATACCGGAAGCGGAAATCAAACCAATATACTTTCAGGTTTCACAATTCTTGCAGGAAACTGGCAGATCGCTCCGAACTTTCTCTGGCAGAAACCTCTTATAGACCCTATGCCTAATGATGTGACTGCCCCCGGAAGATTAAGGAACTTTATAGACGATCCATTTGCTGTAAGAGGTAATAGAGAAACTACAGCGGGAGAGTTACTTTTAACTTTTGATCCAACACCTGGTTCTTGGTTTTATGAATGGGACAACGATCGTTCAGAAGATGCAAAAATAGCCTTCAACCTAGGCTTTGTATATAAGCACCACCCAACGGCGCAAGATGCACATATTGGTTTTTTAGCAAATCGTACTTTTTTCGCTTTTCCACAAGCTGCACCTGCACAAGACCTTTGGGAAATAAGTTCTCGTGTTGTTTCTAAAATAAGTCCAGACTTGGGCATCATCGGAAATTTTTATGGAGGTAATGCTCAGGCAAATGGAGACAGTGACAGAACGATAGAGCGTTTTGGAGGGGATATCAAGATGATTTATAAAAAATGGAAATTGGAATATGCCTTCAAAATTAATGATTGGGGGCCTTTCGATTATCATCGAGATTTTAACCTGACATTCCCGGTTCAAAACATGGTTGATATTTCTACATCATTAGGAAAACCGGATTGGTTCATACTTCCTGATACTAAGATCGGTATCCGTGGTATTTGGCGTTCCTTAAACGAAAATTCACCGAGATATTCGCCCAATGCAGTTCCACCGAATACTTTTCCGGCTATACCAACCGTAAGCCCAGTTGGGTTTGACAACGGAAGCGAATGGGAGATTAGAACCTATATACACATCAACATTGGTAAATAA
- a CDS encoding PKD domain-containing protein has protein sequence MKKLLGTLKQIAVLILAIAFIGCEDDDVVLPKVVAGFTYTVNIDTGTVTFINISENANTYTWDFGDNSTSTLNNPIKTYENGTYTVVLNANNVAGASDVFQDDITILIPEIATIPISFDGANTNYDAELFGGASFAIVDNPDPSGANPNASKVGEITNSGAQWEGLYFDLGAPLSLETQKTIKMLFWSNTPIDVLVKLEEGTGADVEATASHGGTGWEEMYFTFDSAASYSRFTMFVDGAGTTDGKFYFDDISQIDTADIPCQQTMLELPIDFDCNGIAYTDKIVGNVSFDVVDNPELSGINSEASKVGKITNVGANWENAFFNLDTPIDFTTDKGVKLKLFSDQALPLKLKFEDGTEDPVEADVNHTGSGWEELTFTLTSTASYNDMILFVDGPGTAVGTFYIDDIEQVAGTPPPPACTETMLVLPTDFDCNGIDYVSKDSGDVAFEVIDNPELSGINATPSKVAKLVFDSNQPWENMNLTYDTPISFATDKVIKFKMFSSSARAVKLKFEGGGPATETDVNHTGSGWEELEFTMNSSDSFTNLIVFVDGGSNTVGTFYIDDIEQVSSGGGGTCTETMLSLPIDFDCEGIDYVSKDTGDVAFEVVDNPELSGINATPSMVGKMVFDSNQPWENMNLNLDTPISFATDKSIKLKLFSNTARVIKLKVETGGTPDENDQNHTGSGWEELTFTLTTSESFSNLIVFVDGGSNTAGTFYIDDIEQVSSGGGGGSCPAPPAGEFIADGDFEANAGCWELIDNGGTVTISTTINNGGSNSGQIKTAPTRNPALKQTRFGVGVIQPNTTYEVKFDIQANASDMPADGAVFQAFTFSEPAEGSTDPAAQHILVAGDASFPTTWETRTYTFTTAGNVDGGLSLLLELVCGGAGTCTGTVNIDNVSVKVAP, from the coding sequence ATGAAAAAATTATTAGGAACACTTAAACAAATAGCAGTACTTATTCTGGCGATAGCTTTTATAGGTTGTGAAGACGATGATGTGGTTTTGCCAAAAGTTGTTGCTGGCTTTACTTATACAGTTAATATAGATACAGGAACCGTTACGTTCATAAATATTTCTGAAAACGCCAATACCTATACGTGGGATTTTGGCGATAATTCTACATCAACTTTAAATAATCCAATAAAAACTTATGAGAATGGTACGTATACCGTAGTATTGAATGCTAATAATGTAGCCGGAGCTTCAGATGTTTTTCAAGATGACATTACCATTTTAATTCCTGAAATCGCTACTATACCAATTTCATTCGATGGTGCAAATACTAACTATGATGCCGAGTTATTCGGAGGCGCTTCTTTTGCTATAGTTGACAATCCAGATCCGTCTGGAGCCAATCCAAATGCGTCTAAGGTTGGTGAAATAACAAATAGCGGCGCACAATGGGAAGGGCTCTATTTTGACTTAGGAGCACCTTTAAGCTTAGAGACTCAAAAGACTATTAAAATGCTTTTTTGGTCTAATACGCCAATTGATGTTTTAGTAAAATTAGAAGAAGGAACAGGTGCAGATGTTGAAGCTACGGCCAGTCATGGTGGTACAGGTTGGGAAGAAATGTATTTTACCTTTGATTCGGCAGCAAGCTATTCAAGATTTACCATGTTTGTTGATGGAGCCGGTACAACGGACGGGAAGTTTTATTTTGATGATATTTCTCAAATTGATACTGCCGATATTCCATGTCAGCAAACCATGCTTGAGTTACCAATAGATTTTGATTGTAATGGTATTGCATATACAGATAAAATTGTAGGGAATGTTTCTTTTGACGTTGTTGATAACCCAGAACTTTCAGGCATTAATAGTGAAGCTTCTAAAGTTGGGAAAATTACAAATGTTGGAGCCAATTGGGAAAATGCATTCTTTAATTTAGATACACCAATAGATTTTACAACAGACAAAGGTGTTAAATTAAAATTGTTTTCAGATCAAGCTTTGCCATTAAAATTAAAGTTCGAAGATGGTACAGAAGATCCCGTTGAAGCGGATGTAAATCACACAGGTTCTGGATGGGAAGAATTAACCTTTACTTTGACATCTACAGCGTCATATAACGATATGATACTTTTTGTTGATGGTCCGGGTACAGCTGTAGGCACTTTTTATATTGATGATATAGAACAGGTAGCTGGAACACCTCCACCGCCAGCATGTACTGAAACTATGCTAGTTTTACCAACAGATTTCGATTGTAATGGTATTGACTATGTATCTAAAGATTCCGGAGATGTAGCTTTTGAAGTTATAGATAATCCTGAATTATCGGGAATAAATGCAACACCTTCAAAAGTTGCGAAATTGGTATTTGATTCAAATCAACCATGGGAGAATATGAATTTAACTTATGATACTCCTATAAGTTTTGCAACAGATAAAGTTATTAAGTTTAAAATGTTCTCATCTTCAGCAAGAGCTGTAAAGTTAAAGTTTGAAGGTGGTGGCCCTGCTACAGAAACGGATGTAAACCATACAGGTTCTGGTTGGGAAGAGTTGGAATTTACAATGAATTCTTCTGATTCATTTACGAATTTAATTGTATTTGTTGATGGAGGTTCTAATACCGTGGGGACATTCTATATAGATGATATTGAACAAGTATCTTCTGGCGGCGGCGGTACATGTACTGAAACCATGTTGTCATTACCAATAGACTTCGATTGTGAAGGCATAGACTATGTATCTAAAGATACTGGAGATGTTGCTTTCGAAGTAGTTGATAACCCTGAGTTATCAGGCATTAATGCAACACCTTCTATGGTTGGAAAAATGGTTTTTGATTCAAATCAGCCATGGGAAAACATGAATTTAAATTTAGACACCCCTATAAGTTTTGCAACGGATAAAAGTATTAAACTTAAGCTATTCTCTAACACTGCAAGAGTAATAAAATTAAAGGTTGAAACAGGAGGAACCCCAGATGAGAATGATCAAAATCATACCGGATCTGGATGGGAAGAGTTAACGTTTACGCTAACAACTAGCGAGTCATTTTCTAACCTCATCGTATTTGTTGATGGAGGTTCTAACACCGCTGGAACATTTTATATAGATGATATTGAACAGGTTAGTTCTGGCGGCGGCGGCGGTTCTTGCCCAGCACCTCCAGCAGGTGAGTTTATAGCAGATGGTGATTTTGAAGCCAATGCTGGATGTTGGGAGCTCATAGATAATGGCGGTACAGTAACAATTTCTACAACCATTAATAATGGTGGGAGTAATTCGGGTCAAATAAAAACAGCACCAACAAGAAACCCAGCTTTAAAGCAAACAAGGTTTGGTGTAGGAGTCATTCAGCCAAATACAACTTATGAGGTTAAGTTCGATATTCAGGCAAATGCTAGCGATATGCCAGCAGACGGTGCCGTTTTCCAAGCGTTTACATTTTCTGAGCCAGCAGAAGGTTCAACAGATCCTGCTGCACAGCATATTTTGGTAGCAGGAGATGCCAGTTTTCCAACAACCTGGGAAACCAGAACATACACTTTTACTACCGCTGGTAATGTAGATGGTGGATTATCCTTATTGCTAGAATTGGTTTGTGGTGGAGCAGGCACATGTACAGGAACTGTTAATATTGATAACGTTTCTGTTAAAGTTGCACCTTAA
- a CDS encoding glycoside hydrolase family 16 protein, translating into MIKKHKYKWRTKEALMMVLSIVSFFVISGCETDDTQTVATFTELVMADEFNVDGAPDSSIWGYNIGTGENGWGNNELQYYTDRSDNVTVQNGVLIITAKQEAFDGSSYTSARLLTKGKFEQTYGRFEARIRVPYGKGLWPAFWLLGDDSNGAEVWPQIGEIDIMEYVGDKPSRMFGTVHGPGYSGGESISKSYELENDRFDTGFHVFGIEWGPDYINYYVDNVLYNQITPEDVPGEWVFNRGPFYIILNVAVGGALPGNPNSETVFPQTMLVDYVRVYKNSNNQ; encoded by the coding sequence ATGATTAAAAAGCATAAATATAAATGGAGAACAAAAGAAGCATTAATGATGGTGCTCTCAATAGTTTCCTTTTTTGTGATATCTGGTTGTGAAACTGATGATACACAAACAGTTGCAACCTTTACAGAGCTTGTCATGGCAGATGAGTTTAACGTAGATGGTGCTCCAGATTCTTCAATTTGGGGATATAATATTGGAACGGGCGAAAACGGTTGGGGTAATAATGAATTGCAGTATTACACGGATCGTTCAGATAATGTTACCGTCCAAAATGGTGTATTGATTATTACGGCAAAACAAGAAGCGTTTGACGGTTCTTCATACACTTCTGCGAGACTGCTCACTAAAGGTAAGTTTGAACAAACTTATGGTCGATTTGAAGCCCGTATTAGAGTGCCTTATGGTAAAGGGCTTTGGCCAGCATTTTGGTTGTTGGGAGATGACTCTAACGGAGCTGAGGTTTGGCCACAAATAGGCGAAATAGATATTATGGAATATGTGGGCGATAAACCGTCTAGAATGTTTGGTACCGTTCACGGACCTGGTTATTCAGGCGGAGAGTCCATAAGTAAGTCATATGAGTTAGAGAATGATAGATTTGATACCGGATTTCACGTTTTCGGAATAGAATGGGGTCCCGATTATATCAATTATTATGTGGACAATGTATTATACAACCAAATAACACCGGAAGATGTTCCGGGCGAATGGGTGTTTAATCGTGGTCCTTTCTATATCATATTGAACGTAGCAGTAGGTGGAGCTTTACCAGGTAACCCTAACTCAGAAACCGTTTTCCCTCAAACCATGCTTGTAGATTATGTAAGAGTATATAAGAATAGTAACAACCAATAA
- a CDS encoding Ig-like domain-containing protein — protein MKNIKFTYRKMIFLLGCIFTIVVSCERELSDEAVFATFPATAEIFIDAPVGLGTNFYFPYNGSKATAWSVDDEVSYDGTASMRFDVPNANDPDGNYAGAIFRIDGEGSGRDLSGFDALTFWAKASQAVTIGEIGFGEDFGENKYVTTRTNIDLTTNWVKYVVPIPDPSKLIQERGMLRYSAGGIGPVGSEVGYTFWIDEVKFEKLGTVAQPQPVILNGQDVIQQTFNGSIINLAASGLTQTFNVSGSNVTVNTTPAYFLFASSDPSVAGVDENGLVTILKKGTANVTGELAGVMAEGSLEVTSSGNLPASPVPMDPAANVKSIYSDAYTAVTGANFNPGFGGSTTQTSEADLNGNKVQIYTNNNFTGIIFNSTVDASTLSHLHIDIYTQQASTSVEIQIRDVGANGEIETNVFTGFPDGDDKDFRFTASGLTSGTWTSVEIPLDGDLSSQKNNLGALILAGGPDFILDNIYFYTE, from the coding sequence ATGAAAAATATAAAATTCACATATAGAAAAATGATATTCCTCTTAGGATGCATTTTTACAATTGTAGTTAGTTGTGAAAGAGAACTTTCAGATGAAGCAGTTTTTGCAACATTTCCAGCAACAGCAGAGATATTTATAGATGCTCCTGTTGGCTTGGGAACTAATTTTTATTTTCCTTACAATGGGTCAAAAGCTACAGCTTGGTCTGTTGATGACGAAGTAAGTTATGATGGTACAGCATCCATGCGGTTCGACGTACCAAACGCAAACGACCCAGATGGAAATTATGCAGGTGCTATTTTTAGAATTGATGGAGAAGGTTCTGGTAGAGATTTATCAGGTTTTGATGCCTTAACTTTTTGGGCTAAAGCATCTCAAGCAGTAACCATAGGTGAAATTGGCTTTGGTGAAGACTTTGGGGAGAATAAATATGTTACGACCCGAACCAATATCGATTTAACCACAAATTGGGTGAAGTATGTAGTGCCGATTCCAGATCCATCTAAACTTATTCAGGAACGTGGTATGTTAAGATATTCCGCAGGAGGAATAGGTCCAGTTGGTAGTGAAGTAGGATATACCTTTTGGATTGATGAAGTTAAGTTTGAAAAACTTGGAACCGTAGCACAGCCGCAACCTGTTATTTTAAACGGTCAGGATGTTATACAACAAACATTTAATGGAAGCATAATAAATTTAGCCGCTAGTGGTCTTACACAAACATTTAATGTAAGTGGCAGCAATGTAACAGTAAACACGACACCGGCATATTTCTTATTTGCATCATCAGACCCTAGTGTTGCCGGGGTAGATGAAAACGGATTGGTGACTATACTCAAAAAAGGTACGGCAAATGTAACGGGTGAATTGGCAGGTGTTATGGCAGAAGGTTCTTTAGAAGTAACTTCCAGTGGTAATTTACCAGCATCGCCGGTACCCATGGATCCGGCAGCCAATGTTAAGTCCATATACAGTGATGCCTATACAGCAGTAACAGGTGCTAATTTTAATCCTGGTTTTGGAGGTTCTACGACACAAACTTCTGAAGCAGATTTAAATGGTAATAAAGTTCAAATCTATACTAATAACAATTTCACAGGAATCATTTTTAACAGTACTGTGGATGCATCAACACTGAGTCATCTTCATATTGATATTTACACACAGCAAGCTAGTACCAGTGTTGAAATACAAATACGAGATGTAGGCGCAAACGGAGAAATAGAAACAAATGTTTTTACAGGTTTTCCTGATGGAGATGATAAAGACTTCAGGTTCACAGCTTCAGGTTTAACATCTGGAACGTGGACATCTGTGGAGATTCCTTTAGACGGTGACCTTTCCTCTCAAAAGAACAATTTAGGTGCTCTTATATTGGCAGGTGGTCCTGATTTTATATTGGATAATATATACTTCTATACAGAATAA